A window of Candidatus Hydrogenedentota bacterium contains these coding sequences:
- a CDS encoding site-specific DNA-methyltransferase, protein MPRLTEQEKQEILRFIEADKPLPDKYRFLLFEDKREVELVWNGKSGEVCNIVLPFQVIEQVDEPRAEKPEDTDPQLDMFDARGRQLQGWTNKLIWGDNKLILSSLKNGPLREEIEAQGGLKLIYIDPPFDVGADFSMDIEIPSFDGTSDTFTKKPNILEEIAYRDTWGKGADSFIAMIYERLVLMRDLLAEDGSIYVHCDWRVNSHIRQVLSEVFGDEKLVNEIIWKRKGGSALSNMNKMSVNTDTIYLYSKSDAPIWNQVYMEPDPDYVDQMFTKSDPDGRRFMLNVCGSPTYRPNLYYDFKGYKTPANGWRYSRKKMEELDGQGLIYYPKDKNKQVYRKVYLDSYEGQLITNLWVDIKLLKGKNAELLKYPTQKPEALLERIINASSNPGDLVADFFCGSGTTAAVAEKLGRKWIASDLGKFGIHTTRKRMIGVQRSLKAEGKDYRAFEILNLGKYERQHYIGVNPNLREEEQRRQLAEREADFLALILRAYQAEPITQFEHFHGKKAGRLVAVGPVNLPVTRLFVEEIILECRKKHVTKVDILGFEFEMGLFPNVLDEAKAKGIDIQPKYIPAEVFDKRAVEKNQVVFHDVSFIEVKPHVTKGTKTKSPTVAVELTDFSVFYSQDSIARAEEALGKKKTGSRIVVEKGQIVKLTKNAKGVIKREVLTDHWTDWIDYWSVDFDFESKRELIRVARPLPGQGHLEGAEPPQGEIVEYEEVWTGDYVFENEWQSFRTRKDRSLELKSVAHECPPGPRKIAVKVVDIFGNDTMTIVEVRT, encoded by the coding sequence ATGCCCAGACTGACCGAACAGGAGAAACAGGAGATCCTCCGCTTCATCGAGGCGGACAAGCCCCTGCCGGACAAATACCGCTTCCTGCTGTTTGAAGACAAGCGCGAGGTGGAGCTGGTCTGGAATGGCAAGTCGGGCGAGGTCTGCAATATCGTCCTCCCCTTTCAGGTCATCGAGCAGGTGGACGAGCCGCGCGCCGAAAAGCCGGAGGACACCGACCCCCAGCTCGACATGTTCGACGCGCGCGGGCGCCAGCTCCAGGGCTGGACCAACAAGCTCATCTGGGGCGACAACAAGCTCATCCTCTCCAGCCTGAAAAACGGCCCCCTCCGCGAGGAAATCGAAGCCCAGGGCGGCCTCAAGCTCATCTACATCGACCCGCCCTTCGACGTGGGCGCCGACTTCTCCATGGACATCGAAATCCCGTCTTTCGACGGGACCTCTGACACCTTCACCAAGAAGCCCAATATCCTCGAGGAAATCGCGTACCGAGACACCTGGGGAAAGGGTGCAGACTCCTTCATCGCCATGATCTACGAGCGGCTCGTGCTCATGCGGGACTTGCTTGCGGAGGATGGGAGTATTTATGTGCATTGCGATTGGCGGGTGAACAGCCACATCCGACAGGTACTGAGCGAGGTGTTCGGTGATGAGAAACTTGTCAACGAGATTATTTGGAAGCGCAAAGGCGGTTCCGCGCTCAGCAATATGAACAAGATGTCGGTAAACACAGATACAATCTACCTATATTCCAAATCCGATGCTCCCATTTGGAATCAGGTATATATGGAACCCGATCCAGACTATGTTGATCAGATGTTTACCAAGTCCGATCCAGATGGTCGTAGGTTCATGCTTAACGTATGCGGAAGTCCAACGTATAGGCCTAATCTGTACTATGACTTTAAAGGTTACAAGACACCAGCCAATGGGTGGCGTTATTCCCGAAAAAAGATGGAGGAGCTAGATGGTCAGGGGCTAATCTACTATCCAAAGGACAAGAATAAGCAAGTCTACAGGAAAGTCTATCTCGATTCTTATGAAGGGCAATTGATTACTAACCTGTGGGTGGACATAAAGCTCCTAAAGGGAAAAAACGCGGAGCTCTTGAAGTACCCCACCCAGAAACCCGAGGCCCTCCTCGAGCGCATCATCAACGCCTCCTCCAACCCCGGCGATCTCGTGGCGGATTTCTTCTGCGGATCCGGGACTACGGCGGCGGTGGCGGAGAAGCTGGGGCGGAAGTGGATCGCGAGCGACCTGGGGAAATTCGGGATTCACACGACGCGGAAGCGGATGATCGGGGTGCAGCGTTCGCTGAAGGCGGAGGGCAAGGACTACCGCGCCTTCGAGATATTGAACCTGGGCAAATACGAGCGGCAGCACTACATCGGGGTGAACCCGAACCTGCGGGAGGAGGAGCAGCGGCGCCAACTGGCGGAGCGGGAGGCGGATTTCCTGGCGCTGATCCTGCGCGCGTACCAGGCCGAGCCGATCACCCAGTTCGAGCATTTCCACGGGAAGAAGGCGGGGCGGCTCGTGGCGGTGGGGCCGGTGAACCTGCCGGTGACGCGCCTCTTCGTGGAGGAAATCATCCTGGAATGCCGCAAGAAGCATGTGACCAAGGTGGACATCCTCGGCTTCGAATTCGAAATGGGGCTTTTCCCCAACGTGCTGGACGAGGCGAAGGCCAAGGGCATCGATATCCAGCCGAAATACATCCCGGCGGAGGTCTTCGACAAGCGGGCGGTGGAGAAGAACCAGGTGGTCTTCCACGATGTGTCCTTCATCGAGGTGAAGCCCCACGTGACCAAGGGGACCAAGACCAAATCCCCCACGGTGGCGGTGGAGCTGACCGATTTCTCCGTGTTCTACTCCCAGGATTCCATCGCCCGGGCGGAGGAGGCCCTGGGCAAGAAGAAGACGGGCAGCCGGATCGTGGTGGAAAAGGGCCAGATCGTGAAGCTGACCAAGAACGCGAAGGGCGTCATCAAGCGCGAGGTGCTGACCGATCACTGGACCGACTGGATCGATTACTGGTCGGTGGATTTCGACTTCGAGAGCAAGCGCGAACTCATCCGCGTAGCGCGCCCGCTGCCCGGCCAGGGCCACCTGGAGGGCGCGGAGCCGCCCCAGGGCGAGATCGTGGAATACGAGGAGGTCTGGACCGGCGACTACGTCTTCGAGAACGAATGGCAGAGCTTCCGGACGCGGAAGGACCGGAGCCTGGAGCTCAAAAGCGTCGCCCACGAATGCCCGCCGGGGCCGCGGAAGATCGCGGTGAAGGTGGTGGATATCTTCGGGAATGACACGATGACGATTGTGGAGGTAAGAACATGA
- a CDS encoding STAS-like domain-containing protein, which yields MSVYDVVASSICVASGDGDKVFSRIRAALNRNAPVSVSFRNVSPLSSAFLDAAFGQLFGQFSEEKIQESIRFEHLALDDRDLLKRVMDTAKVYHRDPERFEKAIREALGEYEDEI from the coding sequence ATATCTGTGTATGACGTGGTGGCCAGTTCGATTTGCGTAGCGTCCGGGGATGGCGACAAAGTCTTTTCGAGAATTCGTGCGGCACTAAATCGTAATGCGCCTGTTTCTGTCTCGTTTCGCAATGTTTCTCCGCTCTCATCGGCGTTTCTAGACGCCGCCTTTGGGCAGCTATTTGGACAATTTAGTGAAGAGAAAATTCAGGAATCGATCAGGTTTGAGCACTTGGCTTTGGATGATCGCGACCTCCTCAAACGGGTGATGGATACGGCGAAAGTATACCATCGGGATCCGGAGCGATTCGAAAAAGCTATACGAGAAGCGTTAGGGGAGTACGAGGATGAAATTTGA
- a CDS encoding DEAD/DEAH box helicase family protein: MALHPNFPDSPHAILDPEVRWFPADEALRETSMDKLMPPLVAQLRREVKAFRDSGYAAATETSRSLLNWWFVEPHLIPQYKAPDIEFAYYFAQREALETIVYLYDVAGAKDKFDLMRYDGSGLVSAGMFDETWRRYVIKMATGTGKTKVMSLALAWSFYHKLYEPESELSRNFLVIAPNIIVLDRVYRDFQGLRIFFSDPVVPDNGFDGRNWRDDFQLTLHVQDNVRVTRPTGNIFLTNIHRVYTGEDIPPSPDDEDTMDYFLGPRPKGQTTDSAVDLGMIVRDIDELMVINDEAHHIHDAKLAWFKSIEDIHNRLLQKGDKLSLQLDVTATPKHNNGAIFVQTVADYPLVEAIRQNVVKHPVLPDAASRAKLQEHTSAKYTEKYADYIELGVVEWRKAYEEHKKVGRKAILFVMTDDTRNCDEVKDYLEGRYPDLKDGVMVIHTKNNGEISEAASGKNKEELDKLRKEANEIDSADSPYKAIVSVLMLKEGWDVRNVTTIVGLRAYSAKSNILPEQTLGRGLRKMYAPDVPEYVSVVGTDAFMEFVESIQAEGVELERSAMGAGTAAKTPLVVEVDRENAQKDLDALDIEIPVLGPRVYREYKNLSELSPDMLQCAPVPYREFTAEEQREIVFRDITDGQITHTTVLDGAAAGDYRSVIAYFAQTIMKELKLFSGYDAIYPRVKAFVRDALFGEAVDLESPNTMRNLSETDAVMTTIETFKKAINALTVRDKGNAEIRDSIKLRNTRPFVAKDQGYMLPRKSVFNRIIGDSVFELEFANFLESCDEVVSYAKNYLAVNFRLDYVKASGDISNYIPDFLVKLSDGRVVVVETKGREELELPQKMARLRQWCEDINASQPDTTYDFVYVDQLNFEKYQPKSFEGLLASFREYK, translated from the coding sequence ATGGCCCTCCACCCCAACTTCCCCGACTCCCCCCACGCCATCCTGGACCCCGAGGTCCGCTGGTTTCCGGCCGACGAGGCCCTGCGCGAAACGAGCATGGACAAGCTCATGCCGCCGCTGGTGGCGCAGCTCCGCCGGGAGGTGAAGGCCTTCCGCGACAGTGGCTACGCGGCGGCGACCGAAACGAGCCGGAGCCTGTTGAACTGGTGGTTCGTGGAGCCACACCTGATCCCGCAGTACAAGGCCCCGGATATCGAGTTTGCGTATTACTTCGCCCAGCGGGAGGCCCTGGAAACCATCGTCTACCTCTACGATGTGGCGGGGGCGAAGGACAAGTTCGACCTCATGCGCTATGACGGCAGCGGGCTGGTTTCGGCGGGCATGTTCGACGAAACCTGGCGGCGCTATGTCATCAAAATGGCCACGGGCACGGGCAAAACGAAGGTAATGAGCCTGGCGCTGGCCTGGAGCTTCTATCACAAGCTCTATGAGCCGGAATCCGAGCTTTCCCGGAATTTCCTGGTGATCGCGCCCAATATTATTGTGCTGGATCGAGTCTACCGCGATTTTCAGGGGCTGCGCATCTTCTTTTCCGATCCGGTGGTGCCGGACAACGGCTTCGACGGGCGGAACTGGCGCGACGACTTCCAGTTGACGCTTCACGTGCAAGACAACGTGCGCGTGACGCGCCCGACGGGCAACATCTTCCTGACCAATATCCACCGGGTCTACACGGGCGAGGACATCCCGCCTTCGCCGGACGACGAAGACACGATGGACTATTTCCTCGGCCCGCGGCCCAAGGGCCAGACCACCGACTCGGCGGTGGACCTGGGCATGATCGTACGCGATATCGACGAGCTCATGGTCATCAACGACGAGGCCCACCACATCCACGACGCGAAGCTGGCGTGGTTCAAGTCCATCGAGGACATCCACAACCGCCTGCTGCAGAAGGGCGACAAGCTGAGCCTCCAGCTCGACGTGACGGCGACGCCCAAACACAACAACGGCGCGATTTTCGTTCAGACGGTGGCCGACTACCCGCTGGTGGAGGCGATCCGCCAGAACGTGGTGAAACACCCCGTACTGCCCGACGCGGCAAGCCGCGCAAAGCTCCAGGAGCACACGAGCGCGAAATATACCGAAAAATACGCCGATTACATCGAGTTGGGCGTGGTGGAATGGCGCAAGGCCTACGAAGAGCACAAGAAAGTCGGCCGGAAGGCCATTTTGTTCGTGATGACGGACGATACGCGCAATTGTGACGAGGTGAAGGATTACCTGGAGGGCCGCTACCCCGATTTGAAGGATGGCGTGATGGTCATCCACACGAAGAACAATGGGGAGATTTCCGAGGCGGCCTCGGGCAAAAATAAGGAAGAGCTGGACAAGCTGCGCAAGGAAGCCAACGAGATCGACAGCGCGGACAGCCCCTACAAGGCTATCGTATCCGTGCTGATGCTCAAGGAAGGCTGGGACGTGCGCAACGTGACCACCATCGTGGGCCTGCGCGCGTATTCCGCCAAGAGCAATATCCTGCCCGAGCAGACCCTGGGCCGGGGCCTGCGCAAGATGTACGCGCCGGATGTGCCGGAGTACGTCAGCGTGGTGGGCACGGACGCCTTCATGGAATTCGTCGAGTCGATTCAGGCCGAGGGCGTGGAACTGGAGCGATCCGCCATGGGCGCGGGCACGGCGGCGAAAACCCCGCTGGTCGTGGAGGTGGACCGGGAAAACGCGCAGAAGGACCTGGACGCTCTCGACATTGAAATCCCCGTCCTGGGTCCGCGCGTTTACCGCGAGTACAAGAACCTGTCCGAGCTCTCCCCGGATATGCTGCAATGCGCCCCCGTGCCGTATCGCGAGTTCACCGCCGAGGAACAGCGCGAGATCGTGTTTCGGGATATTACCGACGGCCAGATCACCCACACGACCGTGCTGGATGGCGCGGCCGCGGGCGATTATCGGAGTGTCATTGCGTATTTCGCACAGACCATCATGAAGGAGTTGAAGCTCTTCAGCGGCTACGACGCGATCTATCCCAGGGTCAAAGCCTTCGTGCGGGACGCCTTGTTTGGCGAAGCGGTCGATCTGGAATCGCCGAATACGATGCGGAACCTTTCCGAGACGGACGCCGTAATGACGACCATTGAGACGTTCAAGAAGGCCATTAATGCGCTCACGGTGCGCGATAAGGGAAACGCGGAGATCCGGGACAGCATCAAGTTGCGGAACACCCGGCCTTTCGTCGCGAAGGACCAGGGCTACATGTTGCCGCGCAAGAGCGTGTTCAACCGGATCATCGGCGACAGTGTCTTTGAGCTGGAATTTGCCAATTTCCTCGAATCCTGTGATGAAGTCGTATCGTATGCAAAAAACTATCTGGCCGTGAACTTTCGGCTGGATTACGTGAAGGCGAGCGGCGACATCTCGAATTATATACCTGACTTTCTGGTGAAGCTGTCCGATGGCCGCGTGGTGGTCGTGGAGACGAAGGGGCGTGAGGAGCTGGAGTTGCCCCAGAAGATGGCGCGGCTTCGCCAGTGGTGCGAGGATATTAATGCCTCTCAGCCCGATACCACGTATGACTTTGTCTACGTGGATCAGCTCAATTTCGAGAAATACCAGCCGAAATCCTTTGAAGGGCTGCTGGCCAGCTTTCGCGAATACAAATAG
- a CDS encoding transcriptional regulator produces the protein MAGNVGRKPRDKNREAVATREPANPETGTATNLNRLIHERTRLAIISALAVNDKLTFMELKRLLDTSDGNLSVHARKLEEANYIECAKGFEGRVPRTEYRITKEGRKVLKDYLAHMERIIGAVRGGAT, from the coding sequence ATGGCCGGGAATGTCGGTCGCAAGCCTCGTGACAAGAACAGGGAAGCCGTGGCAACGCGTGAACCGGCAAATCCGGAAACCGGTACGGCAACCAACCTGAACAGGCTGATCCACGAGCGGACACGCCTCGCCATCATCAGCGCACTTGCGGTGAACGACAAGCTCACCTTTATGGAGCTGAAAAGGCTCCTGGACACTTCCGATGGCAACCTGAGCGTCCACGCCCGAAAGCTGGAGGAAGCGAACTACATCGAGTGCGCCAAGGGCTTCGAGGGCCGGGTGCCGCGGACGGAATACCGCATTACCAAGGAAGGCCGGAAGGTGCTGAAAGACTACCTTGCCCACATGGAGCGAATCATCGGCGCGGTCCGCGGCGGCGCCACATGA